A DNA window from Methylobacterium sp. NMS14P contains the following coding sequences:
- a CDS encoding MucR family transcriptional regulator: MDESTTIPAVEQTNFIELTADIVAAYVSKNSVRPADLPVLLAEIHASLSGLNGTSASTGPKAEKLSPAQVRKSITPDALISFIDGKPYKTLKRHLTGNGMTIEEYRERFGLPRDYPTTAANYSAQRSALAKSLGLGNLRRNAAAKAAVADEKVAEAPKARGRKKVAQPAAAPAEKPVRARKPKKAAVAAE, translated from the coding sequence ATGGACGAGAGCACAACAATTCCCGCGGTGGAACAGACCAACTTCATCGAGCTCACCGCCGACATCGTGGCGGCTTACGTGTCGAAGAACTCGGTTCGGCCGGCCGACCTTCCCGTTCTTCTGGCCGAAATTCATGCGTCACTATCCGGGCTTAATGGCACCTCTGCTTCCACTGGGCCGAAGGCGGAGAAGCTGTCGCCCGCTCAGGTCCGGAAGTCGATCACGCCAGACGCGCTGATCAGCTTCATCGACGGCAAGCCATACAAGACGCTCAAGCGGCACCTCACCGGCAACGGGATGACAATTGAGGAGTACCGCGAGCGTTTCGGCTTGCCGCGGGATTATCCGACCACGGCGGCCAACTACTCGGCCCAGCGCTCCGCGCTCGCAAAGAGCCTCGGTCTCGGCAACCTGCGCCGGAACGCGGCCGCAAAGGCTGCCGTCGCTGACGAGAAGGTTGCGGAGGCGCCCAAGGCCCGCGGTCGGAAGAAAGTGGCCCAGCCTGCGGCCGCGCCGGCCGAGAAGCCTGTCCGCGCTCGCAAGCCGAAGAAGGCTGCTGTCGCAGCAGAGTGA
- a CDS encoding class I SAM-dependent methyltransferase yields MKPSSAEATWKDILVNGSDLPPTQAVLLQLSEYSGKPVGEVKEIATNSNSISKQKWDEADRSTPEGLRSFYLRNHNWVFGTLSYHARQAEGLIGPTPPLPVQVAEALKDLPPGRHLDFGCGVGTASLLFGRYGWLLTLADVSTPLLDFAKWRTQQAKARAEFVDLNTEDLPANHFDLITAFNTMAHVPNAVSSISQLRKALKPDGLLIFDIDARRPAPGDEWFLYQYHYQVIQQIRSKGFERLSRIGPMYVYKRKERTKIDSWTIGVLDLLRYNAITTKLSSLRWWMRGWSKKILAAGVFGVAFKAPS; encoded by the coding sequence ATGAAACCTTCATCGGCTGAAGCGACGTGGAAAGACATACTTGTTAACGGTAGTGACCTGCCGCCAACGCAAGCAGTCCTCCTACAGCTTTCCGAGTACTCCGGCAAACCTGTTGGGGAGGTCAAGGAGATCGCTACGAATTCTAATAGTATCTCAAAGCAGAAATGGGATGAGGCGGATCGTTCAACACCAGAAGGGCTTCGATCTTTTTATCTTAGAAACCACAATTGGGTTTTCGGGACGCTGTCATACCACGCCAGACAGGCAGAAGGCCTCATTGGGCCCACCCCGCCCCTGCCGGTCCAAGTGGCTGAGGCTTTGAAAGATCTGCCACCAGGACGACACCTTGACTTCGGCTGCGGCGTCGGGACGGCAAGCCTATTGTTTGGCCGATATGGCTGGTTACTAACCCTTGCTGATGTATCTACCCCACTTCTAGACTTCGCAAAATGGCGAACACAGCAAGCAAAAGCGCGCGCCGAATTCGTCGACCTCAATACTGAAGATCTACCTGCGAATCATTTTGATCTAATTACTGCCTTCAATACAATGGCCCATGTCCCAAATGCGGTCTCATCAATTTCGCAGCTGCGTAAAGCATTGAAGCCAGACGGCTTGCTGATATTTGACATCGATGCTCGTAGACCGGCCCCTGGCGATGAATGGTTTTTGTATCAGTATCATTATCAGGTGATACAACAAATCCGCTCTAAAGGATTCGAACGCTTATCTCGCATTGGTCCGATGTATGTCTATAAACGAAAAGAGCGCACAAAGATAGATTCCTGGACCATCGGAGTGTTAGATTTGCTTCGTTACAATGCTATTACCACGAAATTGAGCTCGCTGAGATGGTGGATGCGAGGGTGGTCCAAGAAGATACTAGCCGCTGGCGTCTTCGGAGTTGCATTTAAGGCACCCTCCTAA
- a CDS encoding ImmA/IrrE family metallo-endopeptidase → MGDPVAAGNGRSLPAGVGSDRVQLGQIAPGYDYDVLDEDEMGDRHGQVEPHRRMLTLRTDVYERILDHKGRDRFTGCHEVGHAVLHGRTLNRLAPGIRPARYCDPEWQANTFAGAILMPEHMVRAMRSVGEIADEFGVTRDAAEVRCRILGVTVHP, encoded by the coding sequence GTGGGCGATCCGGTCGCTGCTGGGAATGGTCGATCCCTTCCTGCCGGTGTCGGATCTGATCGAGTACAACTCGGGCAAATCGCGCCCGGCTACGACTACGACGTCCTCGACGAGGACGAGATGGGTGACCGTCACGGGCAGGTCGAGCCTCATCGGCGCATGTTGACGCTGCGTACCGACGTCTACGAGCGCATCCTCGACCACAAGGGTCGCGACCGCTTCACCGGCTGCCACGAGGTAGGACACGCGGTCCTGCACGGCAGAACCCTGAATCGGCTCGCGCCGGGCATCAGGCCGGCCAGGTATTGCGACCCAGAATGGCAGGCGAACACGTTCGCCGGAGCGATCCTGATGCCAGAGCACATGGTTCGTGCCATGCGATCGGTGGGAGAAATTGCCGATGAGTTTGGAGTGACACGTGATGCCGCAGAGGTCCGGTGTCGGATCCTCGGCGTCACCGTTCACCCCTAA
- a CDS encoding helix-turn-helix domain-containing protein yields the protein MITPLGKALRVLRMDRGWLLKDMADGLNLSSSFLSAVETGRKPVPDDIVDRVSAWADLNEEEEGALLKAFAQTVREFRIRMPNEMSSTDREAAALLARSFGSLPSEDIAKIRDLIQRRKG from the coding sequence ATGATCACGCCACTGGGTAAAGCGCTGCGGGTCCTGCGCATGGACCGTGGCTGGCTGCTGAAGGATATGGCCGACGGGCTCAACCTGTCGTCGTCTTTCCTCAGCGCTGTCGAGACCGGCCGCAAGCCGGTGCCGGATGACATTGTCGATCGTGTGAGCGCTTGGGCCGATCTGAACGAAGAGGAAGAGGGGGCCCTGCTGAAGGCCTTTGCGCAGACGGTCCGCGAATTCCGGATCCGAATGCCTAACGAGATGAGCAGCACGGATCGGGAGGCAGCGGCTCTGCTGGCGCGAAGCTTTGGCTCTCTTCCCAGCGAAGATATCGCAAAAATCCGAGACCTCATTCAGAGGAGGAAGGGGTGA
- a CDS encoding NUDIX domain-containing protein → MLLDRPLLRRLFHLGALASRGMTLGVRGVALDGSGHVALVRHTYVSGWHLPGGGVERGETARDAIVREFREEAEIVVEGEPRLHGLYRNVVAAPRDHVALFVLPAFTVLRPKAPDREVAECAFFPLDALPEGTTRGTRARLREIREGLPPEPHW, encoded by the coding sequence ATGCTCCTCGATCGGCCGCTCCTGCGGCGCCTGTTCCACCTCGGGGCGCTCGCGTCCCGGGGCATGACCCTCGGCGTGCGCGGCGTCGCCCTCGACGGGTCCGGGCACGTCGCCCTGGTGCGCCACACCTACGTGAGTGGCTGGCACCTCCCCGGCGGCGGCGTCGAGCGCGGCGAGACCGCGCGCGACGCCATCGTGCGGGAGTTTCGCGAGGAGGCGGAGATCGTCGTCGAGGGAGAGCCACGCCTGCACGGCCTCTATCGGAACGTGGTCGCCGCGCCCCGCGACCACGTCGCCCTGTTCGTCCTGCCGGCCTTCACGGTCCTGCGCCCCAAGGCGCCGGATCGGGAGGTCGCCGAGTGCGCCTTCTTCCCGTTGGACGCGCTCCCCGAGGGGACCACACGGGGGACCCGCGCCCGGCTCCGGGAGATCCGCGAGGGCCTGCCGCCGGAGCCGCATTGGTAA
- a CDS encoding fumarylacetoacetate hydrolase family protein translates to MLSVIQNPPRIALPIVGSSDFYPVRRVYCVGRNYAAHAREMGADPDREPPFFFMKPADALQIVGQEPTAHAYPPKTANYHFEVEMVAALASGGSDIPANSALEHVYGYAIGLDMTRRDVQDEAKKMSRPWDTAKAADGSGPIGALHPASVIGHPAKGAITLSVDGETRQKGDLADMIWSVAEQIAYLSGYFALQPGDLIFTGTPSGVGPVQRGQRMVAAIDGLGAITLDVV, encoded by the coding sequence ATGCTCTCCGTCATCCAGAACCCGCCCCGCATCGCGCTCCCCATCGTCGGCAGCAGCGACTTCTATCCCGTCCGCCGCGTCTACTGCGTCGGCCGCAACTACGCCGCCCACGCCCGCGAGATGGGTGCGGACCCGGACCGCGAGCCGCCGTTCTTCTTCATGAAACCGGCCGACGCCCTGCAGATCGTCGGCCAGGAACCCACGGCCCACGCCTACCCGCCGAAGACCGCCAACTACCATTTCGAGGTGGAGATGGTGGCGGCCCTCGCCAGCGGCGGCAGCGACATCCCGGCCAATAGCGCCCTGGAGCACGTCTACGGCTACGCCATCGGCCTCGACATGACCCGGCGCGACGTCCAGGACGAGGCCAAGAAGATGTCACGGCCCTGGGACACCGCCAAGGCTGCCGACGGTTCGGGGCCGATCGGCGCGCTCCATCCGGCCTCCGTGATCGGCCACCCGGCGAAGGGCGCGATCACCCTTTCGGTCGACGGCGAGACCCGCCAGAAGGGCGACCTCGCCGACATGATCTGGTCCGTCGCCGAGCAGATCGCCTACCTGTCGGGCTACTTCGCCCTCCAGCCGGGCGACCTGATCTTCACCGGCACGCCCTCCGGCGTCGGTCCGGTCCAGCGCGGCCAGCGCATGGTCGCGGCGATCGACGGCCTCGGCGCCATCACCCTCGACGTCGTCTGA
- a CDS encoding FAD-binding oxidoreductase: MTPTAALDTLLTALRDGLGARHVLTDPDALAPYLTESRRLFTGSALAVLRPASTDEVAFAVRACTQAGIAVVPLGGNTGLTGAGVPQGGVVLSLERMNRLRAVDPVDATITVEAGMILQDVQEAAEAAGMLFPLSYASRGSARIGGGVSTNAGGIAVLAYGNARDLVLGLEVVLADGRVWNGLRALRKDNAGYDLKQLFIGSEGTLGVVTAAVLKLFPRPRSTSVAFVGLDSARAALDLFVFLRTRMDRDLTAFEYLPPFALEIVLRHVPGTVRPLDGAHGAYALIEVASARPDADTEAELESALGQALEDGLIADATIATSGAQNAALWRLREGVPEAQTREGASIKHDVSVPLSRLPEFLERAGAACLAEMPGLRPCGFGHFGDGNIHFNLSQPPGMEPAEFLAAWGRFNRIVHDLVHALGGSIAAEHGVGLIKREELARYGDPVGLDLMRRLKAALDPDDLLNPGKVLVRTDRGAPTG, encoded by the coding sequence ATGACGCCGACAGCCGCCCTCGACACCCTGCTGACCGCCCTTCGGGACGGGCTCGGCGCGCGGCACGTGCTGACGGACCCGGACGCCCTGGCGCCCTACCTGACGGAGAGCCGACGCCTGTTCACCGGGTCGGCCCTGGCCGTGCTCCGGCCCGCCAGCACCGACGAGGTCGCCTTCGCGGTCCGCGCCTGCACGCAGGCCGGGATCGCCGTCGTGCCGCTCGGCGGCAATACCGGACTCACCGGCGCCGGCGTGCCGCAAGGCGGCGTCGTCCTGTCCCTGGAGCGCATGAACCGCCTGCGCGCGGTCGATCCGGTGGACGCCACCATCACGGTGGAGGCCGGGATGATCCTGCAGGACGTGCAGGAGGCGGCCGAGGCCGCCGGCATGCTGTTCCCGCTCTCCTACGCGTCGCGCGGCTCCGCCCGGATCGGCGGCGGCGTCAGCACCAATGCCGGCGGCATCGCGGTCCTCGCCTACGGCAACGCCCGCGACCTGGTCCTCGGTCTCGAGGTCGTCCTCGCCGACGGGCGCGTCTGGAACGGGCTCAGGGCCCTGCGCAAGGACAACGCCGGCTACGACTTGAAGCAGCTCTTCATCGGCTCGGAGGGCACCCTGGGCGTCGTCACGGCGGCGGTGCTCAAGCTGTTCCCGCGTCCGCGATCGACGAGCGTCGCGTTCGTGGGCCTCGACTCGGCGAGGGCGGCCCTGGACCTGTTCGTCTTCCTGCGGACGCGGATGGACCGCGACCTCACGGCGTTCGAGTACCTGCCGCCCTTCGCCCTGGAGATCGTGCTGCGCCACGTCCCCGGGACGGTGCGGCCGCTGGACGGCGCGCACGGCGCCTACGCGCTGATCGAGGTCGCGTCCGCGCGCCCGGACGCCGACACCGAAGCCGAACTCGAATCGGCCCTCGGACAGGCCCTGGAGGACGGGCTGATCGCCGACGCCACCATCGCGACCAGCGGGGCCCAGAACGCCGCGCTCTGGCGCCTGCGCGAGGGCGTTCCCGAGGCGCAGACCCGTGAGGGCGCCTCGATCAAGCACGACGTGTCGGTGCCGCTCTCCCGCCTGCCCGAGTTCCTGGAGCGGGCCGGCGCGGCATGCCTCGCCGAGATGCCGGGCCTGAGACCCTGCGGCTTCGGCCATTTCGGCGACGGCAACATCCATTTCAACCTGTCGCAGCCGCCCGGGATGGAGCCCGCGGAGTTCCTGGCCGCGTGGGGCCGGTTCAACCGGATCGTTCACGACCTCGTGCACGCGCTGGGCGGATCCATCGCTGCCGAGCACGGCGTCGGCCTGATCAAGCGCGAGGAACTCGCGCGCTACGGCGATCCGGTCGGGCTCGACCTCATGCGACGCCTCAAGGCCGCCCTCGATCCGGACGACCTGCTCAACCCCGGCAAGGTCCTCGTCCGGACCGACCGCGGCGCGCCGACGGGCTGA
- a CDS encoding DUF2218 domain-containing protein encodes MPTSQARVQTTEASRYLQQLCRHWSHKFKVEATPDHGTVPFGEDRVCTFDAEPDALVMRIDSADPVNLTRLENVVADHLARFAFRESLGDIRWSRAA; translated from the coding sequence ATGCCCACCTCTCAGGCCCGCGTGCAGACCACCGAGGCGAGCCGCTACCTGCAGCAGCTCTGCCGGCACTGGAGCCACAAGTTCAAGGTCGAGGCGACCCCCGATCACGGCACCGTGCCGTTCGGCGAGGACCGCGTCTGCACCTTCGATGCGGAGCCCGACGCCCTGGTGATGCGCATCGACAGCGCCGACCCGGTCAATCTCACCCGTCTGGAGAACGTCGTGGCCGACCACCTCGCCCGCTTCGCCTTCCGCGAGAGCCTCGGCGACATCCGCTGGTCGCGCGCCGCCTGA
- a CDS encoding ABC transporter substrate-binding protein, translated as MKRRTLLTGAGALIAGALARPALVRAASATTLRFVPYADLALLDPIITTNYVTRTHALMVFDTLYSLDTAYRPQPQMVAGHEVASDGLAWRLTLRDGLRFHDGTPVLGRDVVASLKRWAQRDAYGGALFATVDELSAPSDTVVQFRLKRPFPLLPDALAKPTSYVPVIMPERLSATPATQPVPEIVGSGPFRFVAEERVPGSLNVYRRFEAYRPRPDGTPSFTAGPRIAHFDRVEWRTIPDGATAAGALRSGEIDWWEQPLVDLVPDLNRQPAVRVDLVETAGLIGQIRLNHTLPPFDNPAISRALLAAVDQTEMMDAVAGSDPAIRRGPVGIFTSGGPMASSAGLEALTGPRDLAAAKRALAAAGYKGERVVLLSGTDVPRINAICEVMADACRKIGMNLDVVATDWGTVNQRILNAKPLDQGGWSMFGIFSGGLDHLSPAYHLAARGNGRAGVPSWLTDAPLEELRGAWFDAPDLDVQKALAARIQARALEVGAYLPCGQYFQPTAYRRDLEGMLTGLPLFWNLRRSA; from the coding sequence ATGAAGCGACGCACCCTGCTGACCGGCGCCGGAGCCCTGATAGCCGGGGCCCTCGCCCGGCCGGCCCTGGTCCGGGCGGCCTCGGCGACGACCCTGCGGTTCGTGCCCTACGCGGACCTGGCGCTCCTCGACCCGATCATCACCACCAATTACGTCACGCGCACCCACGCGCTGATGGTGTTCGACACGCTCTACAGCCTCGACACTGCCTACCGCCCGCAGCCGCAGATGGTGGCGGGTCACGAGGTCGCGTCCGACGGCCTCGCGTGGCGCCTGACCCTGCGCGACGGCCTGCGCTTCCACGACGGGACGCCGGTCCTCGGCCGCGACGTGGTGGCGAGCCTGAAGCGGTGGGCGCAGCGCGACGCCTACGGCGGGGCCCTGTTCGCGACCGTGGACGAACTCTCGGCCCCCTCCGACACGGTGGTGCAGTTCCGCCTGAAGCGGCCCTTCCCGCTCCTGCCGGACGCCCTGGCCAAGCCGACCTCCTACGTCCCGGTGATCATGCCGGAGCGCCTGAGCGCGACGCCCGCGACGCAGCCGGTGCCGGAGATCGTCGGCAGCGGCCCGTTCCGCTTCGTCGCCGAGGAGCGGGTCCCGGGCTCGCTCAACGTCTACCGCCGGTTCGAGGCCTATCGACCGCGCCCCGACGGCACGCCGAGCTTCACGGCAGGGCCGCGGATCGCGCATTTCGACCGCGTCGAGTGGCGCACGATCCCGGACGGTGCGACCGCGGCCGGCGCCCTGCGCTCGGGCGAGATCGACTGGTGGGAGCAGCCCCTCGTCGATCTCGTACCGGACCTGAACCGCCAGCCCGCCGTGCGGGTGGATCTGGTGGAGACCGCCGGGCTGATCGGCCAGATCCGCCTCAACCACACCCTGCCGCCCTTCGACAATCCCGCGATCAGCCGGGCGCTGCTCGCGGCCGTCGACCAGACCGAGATGATGGACGCCGTCGCCGGCAGCGACCCGGCGATCCGGCGCGGGCCCGTCGGCATCTTCACGTCCGGCGGGCCGATGGCGTCCTCGGCCGGCTTGGAGGCGTTGACCGGCCCCCGCGACCTCGCCGCCGCGAAGCGGGCGCTGGCGGCGGCGGGCTACAAGGGCGAGCGCGTCGTGCTGCTCTCCGGGACCGACGTGCCGCGGATCAACGCGATCTGCGAGGTGATGGCCGATGCCTGCCGCAAGATCGGGATGAACCTCGACGTCGTCGCCACCGACTGGGGGACGGTCAACCAGCGGATCCTGAACGCGAAGCCCCTGGACCAGGGCGGCTGGTCGATGTTCGGCATCTTCTCCGGCGGGCTCGACCACCTCTCGCCGGCCTACCATCTGGCCGCTCGCGGCAACGGCCGGGCCGGCGTGCCGAGCTGGCTGACCGACGCGCCCCTGGAGGAGCTGCGCGGCGCGTGGTTCGACGCGCCGGACCTCGACGTCCAGAAGGCCCTGGCGGCGCGGATCCAGGCGCGGGCGCTGGAGGTCGGCGCCTACCTGCCCTGCGGCCAGTATTTCCAGCCAACCGCCTACCGGCGCGACCTCGAAGGCATGCTGACCGGGCTGCCGCTGTTCTGGAACCTGCGCCGGTCGGCCTGA
- the putA gene encoding trifunctional transcriptional regulator/proline dehydrogenase/L-glutamate gamma-semialdehyde dehydrogenase, translated as MTGSGVVDEAAVGASEPFGPFAAALAERSPLRQAVIAACRRPERDCVAPLLAEARLSSEAARRVAEHARRLVAALRRQGRRGGVEGLIHEYALSSQEGVALMCLAEALLRIPDAATRDALIRDKIAGGDWAAHLGHSPSPFVNAATWGLLVTGKLAATRDEAGLSAALTRLIARGGEPVIRTGVDLAMRMMGEQFVAGRTIAEALRHAARLEANGFTYSYDMLGEAAVTAEDAERYRRAYADAIAAIGAASAGRGVLLGPGISIKLSALHPRYVRAQRDRVLAELYPRVRDLARLAMAHRIGLNIDAEEADRLDLSLDILERLAADPDLAGWDGLGFVVQAYGKRCPFVIDVLIDLARRCRRRLMVRLVKGAYWDSEIKRAQVDGLADFPVFTRKVHTDVSYLACARRLLAAPDAVFPQFATHNAQTLASIVEMAGPDFRLGQYEFQCLHGMGEPLYEAVIAGEILRRPCRIYAPVGTHETLLAYLVRRLLENGANTSFVNRVADEAVPVADLIADPVAAVAAAPDPGAPHPRIAAPRDLYGPARANAAGLDLADEAALARLSDGLAASGRTAWRSVPSGADDSAVDEPVRNPAERRDIVGFYRAATGETVAVAVGHAQVAAAGWAATPATERAARLRRAADAFEAQMPPLIGLIVREAGKTCASAVAEIREAVDFLRYDAAEAERTLGDAHAPLGPVACIAPWNFPLAIFVGQVAAALAAGNTVLAKPAEETPLIAAAAVRVLHAAGIPEAALHLLPGDGRVGAALVEDPRVQGVMFTGSTAVAKGIQRALAERLNRFGEPVPFVAETGGQNALVVDSSALAEQVVADVIASAFDSAGQRCSALRILCLQEDIADRTLHMLRGALRELRVGDPRRLAVDVGPVITAEAADRISGHVTRMRARGFPVEQFPLPPEAGAGTFVPPTLIEIGAVADVEQEVFGPVLHVLRYRRDALGALLAAIDATGYGLTFGLHSRIDETIDRVLDRVRAGNRYVNRNIIGAVVGVQPFGGSGLSGTGPKAGGPLALGRLLRRSPAAARDGLPADDAALRPYTAWLRSRHRHDLADRLEAVRYPGRAAIALAGPVGECDLYALRPRGRVAAVAATQTALLLQLGAILATGNAAVVIGPDGRDPVLDDLPEACAARVARAPDLGRAGAIAGALFAGDADDLRALNRAVAARDGAILPIQARCPEALAAGDLYDPAGLVEEISTAINTAAAGGNASLMSVG; from the coding sequence ATGACCGGATCCGGCGTTGTCGACGAGGCGGCCGTCGGGGCGAGCGAGCCCTTCGGCCCGTTCGCGGCCGCCCTGGCGGAACGCTCGCCCCTGCGGCAGGCGGTGATCGCGGCCTGTCGCCGGCCAGAACGGGATTGCGTGGCGCCGCTCCTCGCCGAGGCGCGCCTGTCGTCCGAGGCCGCTCGGCGCGTCGCCGAGCACGCGCGGCGCCTCGTCGCGGCCCTGCGGCGCCAGGGCCGCCGCGGCGGCGTCGAGGGGCTGATCCACGAGTACGCGCTGTCCAGCCAGGAGGGCGTGGCGCTGATGTGCCTCGCCGAGGCGCTGCTGCGCATCCCCGACGCGGCGACGCGGGACGCGCTGATCCGCGACAAGATCGCGGGCGGCGACTGGGCTGCCCATCTCGGGCACAGCCCGTCGCCCTTCGTCAACGCGGCGACCTGGGGCCTGCTCGTGACCGGCAAGCTGGCGGCGACCCGGGACGAGGCAGGCCTGTCCGCCGCGCTCACCCGGCTGATCGCCCGCGGCGGCGAGCCGGTGATCCGGACCGGCGTCGATCTCGCCATGCGGATGATGGGCGAGCAGTTCGTGGCGGGGCGGACCATCGCCGAGGCCCTGCGGCACGCGGCGCGGCTCGAGGCGAACGGCTTCACCTACTCGTACGACATGCTCGGCGAGGCCGCCGTGACCGCCGAGGACGCCGAGCGCTACCGGCGCGCCTACGCGGACGCGATCGCGGCGATCGGCGCGGCCTCGGCCGGGCGCGGCGTGCTCCTCGGCCCCGGCATCTCGATCAAGCTGTCGGCGCTCCATCCCCGCTACGTCCGCGCGCAGCGCGACCGGGTCCTGGCCGAGCTCTATCCCCGCGTGCGGGACCTCGCCCGCCTGGCGATGGCTCACCGCATCGGCCTCAACATCGACGCCGAGGAGGCCGATCGCCTCGACCTGTCGCTGGACATCCTGGAGCGGCTCGCCGCCGACCCCGATCTCGCCGGCTGGGACGGGCTCGGCTTCGTGGTCCAGGCCTACGGCAAGCGCTGCCCGTTCGTCATCGACGTCCTGATCGACCTCGCCCGAAGGTGCCGGCGGCGGCTGATGGTGCGGCTCGTGAAGGGCGCCTACTGGGACAGCGAGATCAAGCGGGCGCAGGTCGACGGACTGGCGGACTTCCCGGTCTTCACCCGGAAGGTCCACACCGACGTCTCGTACCTCGCCTGCGCGCGGCGGCTGCTCGCGGCACCCGACGCGGTCTTCCCGCAATTCGCCACCCACAATGCCCAGACTCTGGCGAGCATCGTCGAGATGGCAGGCCCGGATTTCCGCCTCGGCCAGTACGAGTTCCAGTGCCTGCACGGCATGGGCGAGCCGCTCTACGAGGCGGTCATCGCGGGCGAGATCCTGCGGCGGCCCTGCCGCATCTACGCGCCCGTGGGCACCCACGAGACCCTGCTCGCCTACCTGGTGCGGCGCCTCTTGGAGAACGGGGCCAACACGTCCTTCGTCAACCGGGTCGCCGACGAGGCCGTGCCGGTCGCGGACCTGATCGCCGATCCCGTCGCCGCCGTCGCGGCCGCGCCGGATCCCGGCGCGCCGCATCCGCGGATCGCCGCCCCCCGGGACCTCTACGGCCCGGCCCGCGCGAACGCCGCCGGGCTCGACCTCGCCGACGAGGCGGCCCTCGCCCGGCTTTCGGACGGATTGGCGGCGAGCGGCCGCACCGCGTGGCGGTCGGTGCCGTCGGGCGCGGACGATTCGGCAGTCGACGAACCCGTGCGCAATCCCGCAGAACGCCGGGACATCGTCGGATTCTATCGAGCGGCGACGGGCGAGACCGTGGCGGTCGCCGTGGGCCACGCGCAGGTGGCCGCGGCCGGCTGGGCGGCGACACCGGCGACAGAGCGCGCCGCCCGCCTGCGGCGGGCCGCCGACGCCTTCGAGGCGCAGATGCCGCCGCTGATCGGCCTCATCGTGCGGGAGGCGGGCAAGACCTGCGCGAGCGCCGTCGCGGAGATCCGCGAGGCGGTCGACTTCCTCCGCTACGACGCCGCCGAGGCCGAGCGGACCCTCGGGGACGCGCACGCGCCACTCGGCCCGGTCGCCTGCATCGCGCCGTGGAATTTCCCGCTGGCGATCTTCGTCGGTCAGGTGGCGGCCGCCCTGGCGGCGGGCAACACCGTCCTGGCGAAGCCCGCCGAGGAGACGCCGCTGATCGCCGCCGCGGCGGTCCGCGTGCTGCACGCGGCCGGAATCCCTGAGGCGGCGCTGCATCTCCTGCCGGGCGACGGCCGGGTCGGCGCCGCCCTGGTCGAGGATCCGCGCGTGCAGGGCGTGATGTTCACCGGGTCGACGGCGGTGGCCAAGGGCATCCAGCGCGCACTGGCGGAGCGGCTGAACCGCTTCGGCGAGCCGGTGCCGTTCGTGGCCGAGACCGGCGGCCAGAACGCCCTCGTGGTCGACTCCTCCGCGCTCGCCGAGCAGGTGGTGGCCGACGTGATCGCCTCGGCCTTCGATTCCGCCGGGCAGCGCTGCTCGGCGCTCCGCATCCTGTGCCTGCAGGAGGACATCGCCGACCGGACGCTGCACATGCTGAGGGGCGCTCTGCGGGAGCTGCGCGTGGGCGACCCGCGGCGCCTCGCCGTCGATGTCGGGCCGGTCATCACAGCCGAGGCCGCCGACCGGATCTCCGGGCACGTCACGCGGATGCGCGCGCGGGGCTTCCCCGTGGAGCAGTTCCCGCTTCCGCCGGAGGCCGGCGCCGGGACTTTCGTGCCGCCGACCCTGATCGAGATCGGGGCCGTCGCCGATGTCGAGCAGGAGGTGTTCGGGCCGGTGCTGCACGTGCTGCGCTATCGCCGCGACGCCCTCGGCGCGCTGCTCGCGGCGATCGACGCGACCGGCTACGGGCTCACCTTCGGACTGCACAGCCGCATCGACGAGACCATCGACCGCGTCCTCGACCGCGTGCGGGCCGGCAACCGCTACGTGAACCGCAACATCATCGGCGCGGTGGTCGGCGTGCAGCCCTTCGGCGGCTCCGGTCTGTCTGGGACGGGCCCGAAGGCCGGCGGCCCGCTGGCCCTCGGCCGCCTGCTGCGGCGATCGCCGGCCGCCGCCCGCGACGGGCTGCCCGCCGACGACGCGGCGCTGCGACCCTACACGGCGTGGCTGCGCTCGCGGCATCGCCACGACCTCGCGGACAGGCTCGAAGCCGTCCGCTATCCCGGCCGCGCCGCGATCGCGCTGGCCGGTCCCGTAGGTGAGTGCGACCTGTACGCCCTGCGTCCCCGTGGGCGCGTCGCGGCGGTCGCCGCGACGCAGACGGCGCTCCTGCTCCAGCTCGGCGCGATCCTGGCCACGGGCAACGCGGCCGTCGTCATCGGGCCGGACGGGCGCGATCCGGTCCTGGACGATCTGCCGGAAGCGTGCGCGGCGCGGGTTGCCCGGGCGCCGGATCTCGGGCGCGCGGGCGCGATCGCCGGGGCCCTGTTCGCGGGTGACGCCGACGACCTGCGGGCCCTGAACAGGGCCGTCGCGGCCCGCGACGGGGCGATCCTGCCGATCCAGGCCCGCTGCCCGGAGGCGCTGGCGGCCGGCGACCTCTACGATCCGGCCGGCCTGGTCGAGGAGATCTCGACCGCGATCAACACCGCGGCGGCCGGCGGCAATGCCAGCCTGATGAGCGTCGGGTGA